From the Chitinophaga lutea genome, the window GTAAATTCTTCTCCTTCTGGCGCTTGATCTGGGTTACAAGCGAATCAAAGGCAAGGTCGAAGGATTCCTCGAAAGATTTGGACTCATGCTTTACAAAGAAGTCGTGGCGGGGTATGTGAACTTTTATCTCAGCTATCTTATCCTTGATCTGATGGGCTAACTGATCTAATTTCAAAAAAACTTCAACAGTGACAATCCGGTCGTAAAAGGTGGGCAGTTTCTGAATCCGTTTATTCACATGATCTATCAATTTTGCGTCAGCGTCAAAACGCACAGTTTGAATTTGAACATTCATAGCACTAAAATTTTACATTTAACAATCTGATTTCAAGCACGTAATCATCTTTTCATAGGCGATTTGTTTATGGTAAAGAACTCATTACTAATTTACTGAACTTTCCATCTTATTCCATTTTCTCGCCGAAAAATTTTGTTAAAATCTGTTTTATGCAATGTTAACGCGGGTTACCTGTATAACAACTGACAGGCGTCAATCGTTATGCTGTTTCTCATGCGTAAAGACCGTTATCAATCATTTTATTGACAGCTCAGGCTTTGGGATGCGCCTGCTGGTATACTTTCTTCAGTTTTTCGATCGTATTGTGGGTGTAAACCTGGGT encodes:
- a CDS encoding HPF/RaiA family ribosome-associated protein; amino-acid sequence: MNVQIQTVRFDADAKLIDHVNKRIQKLPTFYDRIVTVEVFLKLDQLAHQIKDKIAEIKVHIPRHDFFVKHESKSFEESFDLAFDSLVTQIKRQKEKNLH